A portion of the Lolium rigidum isolate FL_2022 chromosome 1, APGP_CSIRO_Lrig_0.1, whole genome shotgun sequence genome contains these proteins:
- the LOC124658934 gene encoding peroxidase 2-like, with protein sequence MGWSKAAMLGVIGLIAAPTVLVAALMFPMPKADGPSYDFHDESCPKLRQMVHDSVEEALKEDVGIAAGLLRIMFHDCFPQGCDASLLVHGRYWSETSWPQNKGIRQTAMALIETIRAKVQSPGACGPTVSCTDIMNLATREAVMHFNVPGYAVPLGLKDSLAPADLARIWELPGPDLSAAELLQRFATRGFDVADVVVLSGAHTIGRSSCGGFQDRFQESTGFARRLRANCSSDANRLQDLDVTTPDRFDNEYYHNLLAGKGVLTSDLQLLRNHTTRWWVNNFAQDQGWFFAQFGTSMSKMAHLPSEAAQHGEIRNFSCFWSNQRWLTASA encoded by the exons ATGGGGTGGAGCAAGGCAGCAATGTTGGGGGTGATAGGCCTAATtgcggctcctactg TCCTAGTTGCGGCGCTGATGTTCCCGATGCCTAAAGCCGACGGCCCGTCCTATGACTTCCACGATGAGTCGTGCCCGAAACTGCGGCAGATGGTGCACGACTCCGTGGAGGAGGCGCTAAAGGAGGACGTCGGCATCGCCGCCGGTCTCCTCCGCATCATGTTCCACGACTGCTTCCCGCAGGGCTGCGACGCTTCGCTTCTAGTCCATGGACGGTACTGGAGCGAGACGAGCTGGCCCCAGAACAAGGGGATAAGGCAAACCGCCATGGCTCTCATCGAGACCATCCGAGCTAAGGTGCAGAGTCCAGGCGCGTGCGGTCCCACCGTCTCCTGCACCGACATCATGAACCTCGCCACCCGCGAGGCCGTGATGCACTTCAACGTGCCAGGCTACGCTGTGCCGCTCGGTCTGAAAGACAGCCTAGCCCCCGCTGACCTGGCCAGAATCTGGGAGCTGCCGGGGCCCGACTTGAGCGCCGCCGAGCTGCTCCAGAGGTTCGCTACCCGCGGCTTTGACGTCGCCGACGTGGTGGTGCTCTCTGGGGCGCACACCATCGGAAGGTCCAGCTGCGGCGGCTTCCAGGACCGCTTCCAGGAGAGCACTGGCTTCGCTCGCcggctccgagccaactgcagcaGCGACGCGAACCGGCTGCAGGACCTCGACGTGACCACCCCGGACAGGTTCGACAATGAGTACTACCACAACCTGCTGGCCGGGAAGGGGGTGCTCACCTCCGACCTGCAGCTCCTccgcaaccacaccacccgctggTGGGTCAACAACTTTGCGCAGGACCAAGGGTGGTTCTTTGCGCAGTTCGGTACCTCCATGAGCAAGATGGCGCATTTGCCCAGTGAGGCCGCACAGCATGGCGAGATCCGCAACTTCAGTTGCTTCTGGTCCAACCAGCGATGGCTCACCGCCTCTGCTTGA